A portion of the Stigmatella aurantiaca DW4/3-1 genome contains these proteins:
- a CDS encoding methionyl-tRNA formyltransferase, which yields MTLAPPPSGGAHIQYSGWRIALLTVSPLVVASIGNLLQARGHTLAAVMTTGPGGPRPRTDLGRSMMHQVLQHIPRTADILLPSRRDRIAPLLKAVEPDLILSFFFPWRIPPEALALPPQGAINAHPGLLPRYRGPNPLGWTLLNGEPELSLTFHRMDAQFDTGPLLAQGGQPIEDADTAESLTDKMMTLGEQLLPEALGRISWGDQGEPQSEEGAGYAGNFSTAEREIDWSQPARAVHRRVRACRMASWQEGLPFAALATLEGQRLHVQSTVLTNALEGMRAAPGTILMRDGTALLVQCGDMPVWVIQSEPWQG from the coding sequence ATGACGCTTGCTCCCCCTCCCTCCGGCGGTGCACACATCCAATATAGCGGGTGGCGCATTGCGCTCTTGACCGTCTCGCCCCTGGTCGTGGCCTCCATCGGCAACCTGCTCCAGGCGCGGGGACACACGCTGGCGGCGGTGATGACCACCGGCCCCGGAGGCCCCCGGCCCCGGACGGACCTGGGCAGGTCGATGATGCACCAGGTGCTCCAGCACATCCCCCGCACCGCCGACATCCTCCTGCCCAGCCGGCGCGACCGGATCGCCCCCTTGCTGAAGGCCGTCGAGCCTGATCTCATCCTGAGCTTCTTCTTCCCCTGGCGGATTCCCCCAGAAGCCCTGGCGCTGCCGCCCCAGGGGGCCATCAACGCCCACCCCGGCCTGCTGCCGCGCTACCGGGGTCCCAATCCCCTGGGCTGGACGCTGCTGAACGGCGAGCCCGAGCTGAGCCTGACCTTCCACCGGATGGATGCGCAGTTCGACACCGGTCCCCTGCTCGCCCAGGGAGGACAGCCCATCGAGGATGCGGACACGGCCGAATCGCTGACGGACAAGATGATGACCTTGGGCGAGCAGTTGCTGCCCGAGGCGCTCGGCCGCATCAGCTGGGGAGACCAGGGCGAGCCCCAATCGGAGGAAGGCGCCGGTTACGCGGGCAACTTCAGCACCGCCGAGCGGGAAATCGACTGGAGCCAACCCGCCCGGGCCGTCCACCGGCGGGTCCGGGCATGCCGGATGGCCTCGTGGCAGGAGGGACTCCCCTTCGCCGCGCTCGCCACCTTGGAGGGGCAGCGGCTGCACGTCCAGAGCACGGTCCTGACCAACGCCCTGGAGGGCATGAGGGCAGCCCCCGGCACGATCCTGATGCGCGACGGCACGGCCCTGCTCGTCCAGTGTGGGGACATGCCCGTGTGGGTGATTCAGAGCGAACCCTGGCAGGGCTGA
- the sctV gene encoding type III secretion system export apparatus subunit SctV — protein MASNPNSFLSKYSDIVLALVVVAIVGMMIVPLPTLLLDVLLTLNISISVVLLLISLYVPGALQLSVFPTLLLITTMFRLSLTISTTRLILLTGDPGEVVVAFGKFVVQGNFVVGAIIFVILTVVNFIVISKGSERVAEVAARFTLDAMPGKQMSIDADLRAGSLDMEQGKKKRRDLERESQLFGAMDGAMKFVKGDAIASIIITVINIVGGLIIGVMQKGMEVGAAAQKYSLLTIGDGLVGMIPAILISTCAGIIVTRVGGEEEGNHLGKDVGTQLTAYPKAIAIAGGMLCVLAAIPGLPTIPFMALGGAAGFGAWKMLQKKEAAAVAEETGGLVPSESPNGTPASTEPPPKEQLNPESEVFVPVVTPIVLEVSDALVSFVDSRQDNGRFLFELIPFMRDGLFVELGVRFPGVRARGNSSLPQGAYQIQINEVPVVTGQTTIGHVLVNDTVDRLKLMNVTGFEAINPATRQPAAWVPEQYRETLEAAGLTTWDVPGYMILHLAAILRRNAREFVGVQEAQTMLDQLEKAFPAIIKEVVPKVVNVLKLTDILQRLVEEEISVRDLRGVLQSLSEYGQVEADNVMLTEHVRSSLRRYISHKYARGTGTLVVYLLDPQIEEAIRGSIKRTSAGTHLALEPELAQEIVQAVKAECGHLPPSAQRPVILTAMDIRRYVRKLLEYEFNPPFSVLSYQELAPDLNIQPVARISTR, from the coding sequence ATGGCATCCAATCCGAACAGCTTTCTCTCCAAGTACTCCGACATCGTCCTCGCGCTGGTCGTGGTGGCCATCGTCGGGATGATGATCGTCCCGCTGCCCACCCTGCTCCTGGACGTGCTGCTGACGCTCAACATCAGCATCTCCGTGGTGCTGTTGCTCATCTCGCTCTATGTGCCGGGCGCGCTCCAGCTGTCGGTGTTCCCGACGCTGCTGCTCATCACCACGATGTTCCGGCTGTCGCTCACCATCTCCACCACACGGCTCATCCTGCTGACAGGAGACCCGGGAGAGGTGGTGGTGGCGTTCGGAAAGTTCGTGGTTCAGGGCAACTTCGTCGTCGGTGCCATCATCTTCGTCATCCTCACGGTGGTGAACTTCATCGTGATCTCCAAGGGCTCCGAGCGTGTCGCCGAAGTGGCCGCGCGCTTCACCCTCGACGCCATGCCCGGCAAGCAGATGTCCATCGACGCCGACCTGCGCGCCGGCTCGCTCGACATGGAGCAGGGCAAGAAGAAGCGCCGCGACCTGGAGCGCGAGAGCCAGCTGTTCGGCGCCATGGACGGCGCGATGAAGTTCGTCAAGGGCGACGCCATCGCCTCCATCATCATCACCGTCATCAACATCGTCGGTGGCCTCATCATCGGCGTGATGCAGAAGGGCATGGAGGTGGGCGCGGCGGCGCAGAAGTACTCGCTGCTGACCATCGGTGACGGTCTGGTGGGCATGATCCCCGCCATCCTCATCTCCACCTGCGCCGGTATCATCGTGACGCGCGTGGGTGGCGAGGAAGAGGGCAACCACCTGGGCAAGGACGTGGGCACGCAGCTCACCGCCTACCCGAAGGCCATCGCCATCGCCGGCGGCATGCTCTGCGTCCTGGCCGCCATCCCCGGTCTGCCCACCATCCCGTTCATGGCGCTGGGCGGCGCCGCGGGCTTCGGCGCCTGGAAGATGCTTCAGAAGAAGGAGGCGGCCGCCGTCGCGGAGGAGACCGGTGGCCTGGTGCCTTCCGAGTCGCCGAACGGCACGCCCGCCTCCACCGAGCCGCCTCCCAAGGAGCAGCTCAACCCCGAGTCCGAGGTCTTCGTCCCCGTCGTCACCCCCATCGTGCTGGAGGTGTCCGATGCGCTGGTGTCATTCGTGGACTCCCGGCAGGACAATGGACGGTTCCTCTTCGAGCTCATCCCGTTCATGCGCGATGGCCTCTTCGTGGAGTTGGGCGTGCGCTTCCCGGGCGTGCGCGCCCGCGGCAACTCGAGCCTTCCCCAGGGCGCCTACCAGATTCAGATCAACGAGGTGCCAGTCGTCACCGGCCAGACCACGATCGGCCACGTGCTCGTCAATGACACCGTGGACCGGCTGAAGCTGATGAACGTCACAGGCTTCGAGGCCATCAACCCGGCCACCCGCCAGCCGGCCGCCTGGGTCCCCGAGCAGTACCGGGAGACGCTCGAGGCCGCGGGGCTCACCACCTGGGACGTGCCCGGCTACATGATCCTCCACCTGGCCGCCATCCTGCGCCGCAACGCCCGCGAGTTCGTGGGCGTGCAGGAAGCCCAGACGATGCTGGACCAGTTGGAGAAGGCCTTCCCCGCCATCATCAAAGAGGTGGTTCCGAAGGTCGTCAACGTGCTGAAGCTCACGGACATCCTCCAGCGGCTCGTGGAGGAGGAGATCTCCGTGAGAGATCTCCGCGGTGTCCTTCAGTCCCTGTCCGAGTATGGGCAGGTGGAGGCCGACAACGTCATGCTCACCGAGCATGTGCGCTCGTCCCTGCGGCGCTACATCTCCCACAAGTACGCGCGCGGAACCGGCACCCTGGTGGTCTACCTGCTGGATCCGCAGATCGAAGAGGCGATCCGGGGCTCCATCAAGCGCACCTCGGCGGGCACGCACCTGGCCCTGGAGCCCGAGCTGGCGCAGGAGATCGTCCAGGCGGTCAAGGCCGAGTGTGGTCACCTGCCGCCAAGTGCGCAGCGCCCCGTCATCCTCACCGCGATGGACATCCGGCGCTACGTCCGCAAGCTGCTGGAGTACGAGTTCAACCCGCCGTTCTCCGTGCTCAGCTACCAGGAGCTCGCGCCCGACCTCAACATCCAGCCCGTGGCGCGCATCTCCACCCGGTAG
- a CDS encoding methyltransferase domain-containing protein gives MELTRAQEIFDQLYGNLPGYEIARAEKQRTGRGDASITYGEVLPAPFHEMVSAVSPKPGETFIDLGSGTGKATLLAAMLFPFSRLVGVELLPGLGDAARQVLQRYDAEFRPQLPPEHHGQRIEFIDGDMLEVDFKDTDVVFAHGTCYSPQLMQQLAVKLEELKPGARAVIAGQTIQSPAFSLLGMKVMRADWGSSITALYQRR, from the coding sequence ATGGAACTGACGCGCGCGCAAGAGATCTTCGACCAGCTCTACGGCAACCTCCCGGGGTATGAGATTGCCCGGGCGGAGAAGCAGCGAACGGGCCGGGGCGATGCCTCCATCACCTACGGGGAGGTGCTCCCCGCCCCGTTCCACGAGATGGTGAGCGCCGTGTCCCCGAAGCCGGGCGAGACGTTCATCGATCTCGGCTCGGGCACGGGCAAGGCGACACTGCTGGCGGCCATGCTCTTTCCGTTCAGCCGCCTGGTGGGGGTCGAGCTGTTGCCGGGCCTGGGAGACGCGGCCCGGCAGGTGCTCCAGCGCTATGACGCGGAGTTCCGCCCCCAGCTGCCGCCCGAGCACCACGGCCAGCGCATCGAGTTCATCGACGGGGACATGCTGGAGGTGGACTTCAAGGACACCGACGTCGTCTTCGCCCACGGCACCTGCTACAGCCCTCAGCTGATGCAGCAGTTGGCCGTCAAGCTGGAGGAGCTCAAGCCTGGGGCGCGGGCCGTCATCGCCGGCCAGACGATCCAGTCCCCCGCGTTCAGCCTGCTGGGCATGAAGGTGATGCGGGCCGACTGGGGCTCCAGCATCACCGCCCTGTACCAGCGGCGGTGA
- a CDS encoding FHA domain-containing protein, with product MSVRLTVTQRSEAGSAAKPTELVIDEAVITLGRDKACQVVLAQQAVSRNHARISQEGNLFFLEDLGSAYGTQINGKPLPKGEKHRLRNGDIIGIAQYDVRFSHVAAMSLNVGTDKTSFVARSLVKDVMRGLTSGEGPYFRIMNGAREGERIEINDAQEIVIGRDETADVTFAEDLVSRRHAKLRRDWSGTHVEDLGSRNGIKVNKKKVNRKTLKDGDELEVGSTRLLYVDPTDLPEPSVVIPHEPVDDGGEEEEEEHTPNQPLPRAPQPKRPVTPEPPPEPPPPEPPPPEPVKNEEPPPPPEPPRPIVKSFPDEQAPSSGGFTKQKMVPLVVMGVFALLAIGIIVALIAGA from the coding sequence ATGAGCGTTCGGTTGACCGTCACTCAGCGCAGCGAGGCCGGCAGCGCCGCCAAGCCCACCGAGCTCGTCATCGACGAGGCGGTCATCACCCTGGGCCGCGACAAAGCCTGCCAGGTGGTGCTCGCGCAACAGGCCGTCTCGCGCAACCACGCGCGGATCTCCCAGGAGGGCAACCTCTTCTTCCTGGAGGATCTGGGCAGCGCCTATGGCACGCAGATCAACGGCAAACCCCTGCCCAAGGGCGAGAAGCACCGCCTGCGCAACGGGGACATCATCGGCATCGCCCAGTACGACGTGCGCTTCAGCCATGTCGCGGCCATGTCGCTCAACGTCGGAACGGACAAGACGTCCTTCGTCGCCCGCAGCCTGGTGAAGGACGTGATGCGCGGCCTCACCAGTGGGGAGGGGCCCTACTTCCGCATCATGAACGGCGCCCGTGAGGGCGAGCGCATCGAGATCAACGACGCGCAGGAGATCGTCATCGGCCGGGACGAGACGGCGGACGTCACCTTCGCGGAGGACCTGGTCTCCCGGCGCCACGCCAAGCTGCGCCGCGACTGGTCCGGCACGCACGTCGAGGACCTGGGCAGCCGCAACGGCATCAAGGTCAACAAGAAGAAGGTCAACCGCAAGACGCTCAAGGACGGGGATGAGCTGGAGGTGGGCAGCACCCGCCTGCTCTACGTGGACCCCACGGACCTGCCCGAGCCCTCGGTGGTCATTCCCCACGAGCCCGTGGACGACGGCGGTGAGGAAGAGGAAGAGGAGCACACGCCCAACCAGCCCTTGCCACGGGCCCCGCAGCCCAAGCGCCCCGTGACGCCGGAGCCGCCACCCGAGCCCCCGCCGCCCGAGCCCCCGCCGCCCGAGCCGGTCAAGAACGAGGAGCCCCCGCCCCCGCCGGAGCCTCCGCGCCCCATCGTGAAGAGCTTCCCCGACGAGCAGGCCCCCAGCAGCGGCGGGTTCACCAAGCAGAAGATGGTGCCGCTGGTGGTCATGGGCGTCTTCGCCCTGCTGGCCATCGGCATCATCGTGGCGCTGATTGCCGGGGCGTGA
- a CDS encoding tetratricopeptide repeat protein: MRLTPFLCALPLVAATACISKPAVHERALYNNELCTQQLAIGDLTRAEVYCDLGLEFSPHYADLWVNKGLISLQAGKKEEAKKHFIKALRFNQEQAQAYQNLGFIYLEEGAYGKAHDNFQRALKVNPDYLEARYNLGLTLMKMEKGEEAKKEFRTILAVNPNIANAHHNLGIIAYSEGKFEEAVEHIGQAAQLAPDVSNVWNDYGVALMELSRFADAREAFSTCVRLEAKNPQCLNNLAIAQRKAALIDSAGKEERETLAAENTADALYTMAVHYNEKGLVAEEERTYKKCLRLDGKYAKCHYGLFKIYSEAQKRDAATIACKNFLKYGVAEEFPSETESCEKFLSQDSY; encoded by the coding sequence ATGCGCCTGACCCCATTTCTCTGCGCGCTGCCCCTGGTGGCCGCGACTGCCTGCATCTCCAAGCCTGCCGTGCACGAGCGCGCGCTCTACAACAACGAGCTGTGTACCCAGCAGCTCGCCATCGGCGACCTCACGCGAGCGGAGGTCTACTGCGATCTGGGCCTGGAATTCTCTCCCCACTACGCGGACCTGTGGGTCAACAAGGGCCTCATCAGCCTCCAGGCAGGCAAGAAGGAAGAGGCCAAGAAGCACTTCATCAAGGCGCTGCGCTTCAACCAGGAGCAGGCCCAGGCCTACCAGAACCTCGGCTTCATCTATCTGGAGGAAGGCGCCTACGGCAAAGCGCACGACAACTTCCAGCGGGCCCTGAAGGTCAACCCGGACTACCTCGAGGCCCGCTACAACCTGGGCCTGACGCTGATGAAGATGGAGAAGGGGGAGGAGGCCAAGAAGGAGTTCCGCACCATCCTCGCGGTGAACCCCAACATCGCCAACGCCCACCACAACCTGGGCATCATCGCCTACAGCGAGGGCAAGTTCGAGGAGGCGGTAGAGCACATCGGCCAAGCGGCCCAGTTGGCCCCGGACGTGTCCAACGTCTGGAACGACTACGGCGTGGCCCTCATGGAGCTCAGCCGCTTCGCCGATGCCCGGGAGGCCTTCAGCACCTGCGTCCGGCTGGAGGCGAAGAACCCCCAGTGCCTCAACAACCTGGCCATTGCCCAGCGCAAGGCGGCCCTCATCGACTCGGCCGGCAAGGAGGAGCGCGAGACGCTCGCGGCGGAGAACACCGCGGATGCGCTCTACACCATGGCGGTGCATTACAACGAGAAAGGGCTGGTTGCCGAAGAGGAGCGCACTTACAAGAAGTGCCTGCGGCTGGATGGCAAGTACGCCAAGTGCCACTACGGACTGTTCAAGATCTATTCGGAGGCCCAGAAGCGGGATGCCGCGACCATTGCCTGCAAGAATTTCCTGAAGTACGGCGTGGCCGAGGAGTTCCCTTCCGAGACCGAGTCGTGCGAGAAGTTCCTCTCGCAGGACAGCTACTGA
- a CDS encoding Ig-like domain-containing protein, producing MRRLPCSFLLTLGLILGTLLGCGGGESPPAPDAGPPPVPDAGPPDAGPPDAGPPVDLVPPSVTSHSPANGAIAVPPESRIEIAFSEPMRTSEGLLQIIPGAPFPDNGLVKVRAEDWDASGRQVSMAFPNGLPRKTKLTVILAQFLDVAGNPVQPSVTFSFTVGDGEPPRVTSSTPSEGASQVPLSTSEVSFTFNEPMNTSAGSLVALGGLTLGQAVWTSPQVLTAPIISPLVNDGLYSVRLDGFLNVHGKALDGTPSLGDGKLDFGTGPDVIPPTVASTSPPEGATDVAPEYTSIVVVTFSEPMKKTVGKAELVDGSTKTVLTPAWSDDGFTVTYDVQFRLRHNAALGIAFTGFQDLVGNALEPKAYLGNGVLNFTTAVDTTKPYLENSAPVDGAQDVYPVEVYLTGGNPATGFRKRLSFLFSEPMNTSITRVTLHESANPGTFRSFDGVWEADRRTLNVTITPAATGQPPLADTRLYYVDLTGMKDASGNPLETAFPGPGGDGRVEFRTADDQPRLDHACGHALSVSPTAVTATATITGATPRTDQLHGHYAVTLPGANASFMGYTRMRLGFERLYYVFLSRDLPLVVTDATNGAQLAVTQEPVPVACDALKSMATFRSTANPELRVRFGQTAAPTFRFVLEEQD from the coding sequence ATGCGCCGCTTGCCGTGCTCCTTTCTTCTCACCCTCGGGCTCATCCTGGGGACCCTCTTGGGGTGTGGAGGAGGAGAGTCGCCCCCGGCGCCTGACGCGGGTCCTCCGCCCGTGCCCGACGCGGGCCCTCCGGACGCGGGTCCGCCCGATGCGGGCCCGCCCGTGGACCTGGTGCCGCCCTCCGTTACCTCGCATTCGCCCGCGAACGGCGCCATCGCCGTGCCGCCCGAGAGCCGCATCGAGATCGCCTTCAGCGAGCCAATGCGGACCAGCGAGGGTTTGTTGCAGATCATCCCGGGCGCCCCGTTTCCGGACAATGGCCTGGTGAAGGTCCGTGCCGAGGACTGGGATGCCTCCGGCCGCCAGGTGTCGATGGCCTTCCCCAATGGGTTGCCCCGGAAGACGAAGCTGACGGTCATCCTCGCCCAGTTCTTGGACGTGGCTGGCAATCCGGTTCAGCCCTCCGTCACCTTCAGCTTCACGGTGGGGGATGGAGAGCCCCCTCGCGTGACGTCCTCCACCCCCAGCGAGGGCGCCAGCCAGGTGCCCCTCTCCACCTCGGAGGTCTCCTTCACCTTCAACGAGCCCATGAACACCTCCGCGGGCTCGCTCGTGGCCCTGGGGGGGCTCACCCTGGGGCAGGCCGTGTGGACGAGCCCCCAGGTGCTCACGGCGCCCATCATCTCCCCCCTCGTCAACGATGGCCTCTATTCGGTGCGGCTCGACGGGTTCCTCAACGTCCACGGCAAGGCGCTCGATGGAACGCCGTCCCTGGGAGACGGCAAGCTGGACTTCGGCACGGGCCCGGATGTCATCCCGCCTACGGTGGCCAGCACCAGCCCGCCCGAGGGGGCCACGGACGTGGCGCCCGAGTACACCTCGATCGTGGTGGTGACCTTCAGCGAGCCCATGAAGAAGACAGTGGGTAAGGCCGAGCTGGTGGATGGCAGCACCAAGACGGTGCTCACACCCGCCTGGTCCGACGACGGTTTCACCGTCACCTATGATGTGCAGTTCCGGCTGCGCCACAACGCGGCCCTGGGCATCGCGTTCACTGGCTTCCAGGACTTGGTGGGAAATGCGTTGGAGCCGAAGGCCTACCTGGGCAACGGCGTGCTCAATTTCACGACGGCCGTGGACACCACCAAGCCCTACCTCGAGAACTCCGCCCCGGTGGACGGCGCGCAGGACGTGTACCCCGTGGAGGTGTACCTCACGGGGGGAAACCCCGCGACGGGCTTCCGCAAGCGCCTCTCCTTCCTGTTCAGCGAGCCGATGAACACCAGCATCACCCGCGTCACGCTGCACGAGTCGGCCAACCCAGGCACCTTCCGCAGCTTCGATGGCGTCTGGGAGGCCGATCGCAGGACGCTCAACGTCACCATCACGCCGGCCGCCACCGGGCAGCCCCCCCTGGCCGATACACGCCTCTATTACGTGGACCTCACCGGCATGAAGGACGCCTCGGGCAACCCGCTGGAGACGGCCTTTCCCGGGCCCGGCGGGGATGGCCGGGTCGAGTTCCGCACGGCGGATGATCAGCCGCGGCTGGATCACGCCTGTGGGCACGCGCTCTCCGTGAGCCCCACCGCCGTCACCGCGACCGCGACCATCACGGGCGCCACCCCCCGCACGGATCAGCTCCACGGGCACTATGCCGTGACCCTTCCTGGCGCGAATGCCAGCTTCATGGGCTACACCCGGATGCGGCTGGGCTTCGAGCGGCTCTACTACGTCTTCCTGAGCAGGGACCTGCCCCTGGTTGTGACCGACGCGACGAATGGTGCCCAGCTCGCCGTGACCCAGGAGCCCGTCCCTGTGGCCTGCGATGCCCTCAAGTCCATGGCCACCTTCCGCTCGACGGCCAACCCGGAGTTGAGGGTGCGCTTCGGTCAGACCGCGGCCCCCACGTTCCGCTTCGTCCTGGAAGAGCAGGACTGA
- a CDS encoding RDD family protein produces the protein MTSPPAPLLDGNHTVLTPEYVEFRFTLAGLYSRFLAWLVDTLIVALGCSAILLGLNMALSFFPGFASALSVVIYFLVDWGYAITLETAWSGQTVGKRLLSLRVIQESGVRIGFYHAALRNLARPVDRLPFLYLVGGLSALLSRSHQRLGDMLAGTIVVRERRLRVPSALGTPAEEGLLADALFISRVKKLSTEERDVIFSAALRREELSMEARLRLFSTLGARLQDALAMEKPAHLSDEKWTLLVATALLPSPSARGRLGGLRTRQPTRP, from the coding sequence GTGACGTCTCCGCCAGCGCCCCTGCTCGACGGCAACCATACCGTCCTCACCCCCGAGTATGTGGAGTTCCGCTTCACGCTCGCGGGGCTCTACTCGCGCTTTCTCGCCTGGCTCGTGGACACACTCATCGTCGCCCTCGGCTGCTCGGCCATATTGTTGGGGCTCAACATGGCGCTGTCGTTCTTTCCGGGCTTCGCCAGCGCGCTCAGCGTCGTCATCTACTTCCTGGTGGACTGGGGCTACGCCATCACGCTGGAGACGGCCTGGAGCGGCCAGACGGTGGGCAAGCGCCTGCTCTCCCTGCGGGTCATCCAGGAGAGCGGCGTGCGCATCGGCTTCTACCACGCGGCGCTGCGCAACCTGGCCCGGCCCGTGGACCGGTTGCCGTTCCTGTATTTGGTGGGGGGCCTCTCGGCGCTGCTGTCCCGCTCGCACCAGCGGCTGGGGGACATGCTCGCGGGCACCATCGTCGTCCGGGAGCGCCGCCTGCGCGTCCCCTCGGCGCTCGGCACCCCCGCCGAGGAGGGGCTGCTGGCCGATGCGCTCTTCATCTCCCGGGTGAAGAAGCTCTCCACGGAGGAGCGGGATGTGATCTTCTCCGCGGCCCTCCGCCGGGAGGAGCTGAGCATGGAGGCCCGGCTCCGGCTCTTCTCCACGCTGGGCGCGCGGCTGCAAGACGCGCTGGCGATGGAGAAGCCCGCGCACCTCTCCGATGAGAAGTGGACGCTGCTGGTGGCCACCGCCCTGCTCCCCTCCCCGTCCGCCCGGGGACGGCTGGGCGGCTTGCGGACGCGCCAGCCCACACGCCCCTGA